Within the Gossypium raimondii isolate GPD5lz chromosome 12, ASM2569854v1, whole genome shotgun sequence genome, the region TTCcaagataaaattgataaattcataataaattgaaaaagagaaggaaTTAACTTACTACCGACTAGTGACAACATTTTCTGGTCGCTCCCTTTCTTCCTTTGGCAAGTTCTTAATAACTTGCCCATCCAATTCTGAAGAAATAAGGTCCGCTACCATTTTCATGGATTCAGCAAAGGAAACCCGAGAACTTCTGGATGCCTTGAACCTATTACCTAGACattttagagttttattaattttccaCCCTTCTTTTGAGCCGAAAGCTTTGAATCCACTCCCTCTACCATTAACTGTAAGGAATGATTTTTTGAGATGGCCAAACTGTCTCCAACAGCGTCTCTTGATAAATTCAAGTGGGTATTCTCTTTAAATACTACCGCCATGTGATTTTTAGCATCCAAAATCCCTTCATTCACAGCCACATCAACTTCCATCACCTCCTCGGAAGTcggattaaaatgtaaaaaataatcattttggAAGTCGATAGggattgaatgaaatatatccACGCCATCTGTGACAATTATAATCGTAGAaatagatgaagaagaagaaaaaattgtaACAGATTTACTTGAAAACTAGAGCGAGCTTACTCAAAGCATTGGACGGCCAAGTGCCATGATCATTGACGGCCTTGGcctttgttaaaaatttaacagtCTTGGcctttgttaaaaatttaacagtTGGCTCCAACCCATTATTATGTTCAACAAATAATTGGCCCTTAAGAGAACTTTTGAATTTGGGTTTTCGAACCTGGCTGAGATTTTGAGCCCCCATCAATTGGCTTAAATTTTCTTTCCTCAAATATTCAACTACTGAAGATTGTTTCGTTGGATGCTACCCTAAATTTCCATTAGTAATTTCTTTCCCATACCTCTTCAGATATGGCGTGATTTCTTTCCCTAGATTTTCCTccaacatttcaaaatataGATTTATTAAAGATGAAACCTCGATCTCGATGATTTCTCCTCAAATCCAGACTTTCCTAATTTGTTAAGCTCCCGAGAAGTGCATTTGGTTCTCCTCTCCACCAGCATCTAGGGGTCGAACTCCCCTTTCCTGGCCGCCGTATTTTCCTGTATGGTTTTAGCTGACGAAACCACTCCTCCAGGAAGCTGATGTTTTTAGACTATGTGGACAAGAATCCTTGTTATGCCCATAATTCCCATACGAGAAACACACCACCGGTAGGCTCTCATACTCCATTCTTTGAATATTTCCGTTGATTATAACTTTTAAGATCAAGGGTTTATCTAGATTTGCATAAACTGCCATACGCGCATACCATCCTCTCGCCCTACTGTTTGTGTTAAAGTCCAACTTAGTCACTTAGCCAACCATCCCCCCAATATCCCATAAAACCTCCTTCTTGTAAAGGTAATTAGGAAGACCTGAGAACCTAACCCAAGTGAGAACCTTATTGGGGTATGGTATCACTGGATTAAAGTCGATTGACTAGGGTTGGATTGTtaaatatttcccaaaaatGAGCCAAGGTCCTTGtgttaatattttctcatagtcATCAAGACTTTGGAATTTAGCTAAGAAATAGCCATTTTCAATGTCCATCAATTGAAAAGGCTTGGATGGTCTCCCAATTCCATAGAGTTTGTTTTGCAAAGCCACAAACCCAATATTTCTTCCAAGCAACTTGAAAACTACTGAAATGGACATTTCATTGACAAGAAGTTGATGTATTCTTTTGGAGAATTCAATTAAAGGAATACCATTAACCACTGACTTCTTAACATCCCCTTCAAGGAGAGAAAATTCCCCATCAGCATGTTCAACTCCACTCACTCCGTACTATTCAAGAGAACCTTTCCCTGATACCATATCCTTCCAAGACAAGGTTGGTGTTGGCGTTCAATCCACAACCATCACATCCTCTGAATTGGCTGCCGATTCCTTAAAATAGACCTTCTTGGTACTTGGATCATCAGGAGGGCTATCTCCTTCAGCATTGCTTAACTATCACCTGATCGACATTGTTAATCTATCCTTAATTAACATGAAATTATCGTTGATAGtcaatgaaattttattttaataagggaTCTTCAACTAAAAAGGGTTATtgtgattgaaatatatatgtgCACATATTAATTTATGTGATTTAAGTTGATTACTaactactatttaatttaaattaaaataaaattatgttgtataaaaaaatttaaagtgtGAGCATTATATGTTTAGATGGAAAAGTTTTCGAACAATGGAAAATACTTatccaaatattaaaaatataagatttgttTTACATGAAACAATGCACCCTACATTTAGTTCTACCTTACACCATTAATAGAAATGCATGCTCTCATATTTACTATAacataattttgttaataattttttaaaggattaataGTTTATACATtaagttttagtattttattaaaggaaAGGTttcacttaaattatttaaatttgattaattttacaccattttataatcattaaatcaaaatgaatatatagcttagatcaaattaaaatctttaatttacattaaaaccttttattaaaCATTTACCATTAATTTCCCATTTCCTCTCCACGGTAAACCAAAACTTATGGATATCACTATGTTGATATACTCCTAAATTGCATTATTTTCTctgattaaaaatatatatagtacaCCTTTTCCTTGCAAATATACGACTAAATTAGCTATATAtgtcaaaacaaaaattattggCCAAATAGgtcgatttttgaaaatttagggaaatagaCCATTTTTGGAGAGAGAGTAGAAAAGTGCGCCTAGTTGGACGCGCTTTCTCTTTAAATTgtattttctgaattttttaatataattagtttCTTTAGTTAGATGGTTAAATACTAGTGGAAACCCACGGTCCGAATCCATTAGTATggaacattttcttttccaagtgaAATCCTCTAGTATATGAAAGAGTGAAAAAGTGCTTTCGTTGTTGTGGAATAAGAAGCCTTCGTATCTTAATACATGTATGAAAGATCATTTCCACCGATACTGACAAGATTATTTTATGGGGCAATGGAGATGCTCTAAGCATGCCATTAGTTATGTATCAACGTTCCAACAAAAATACTTGTATGCATCAAACTGCCTGGGTTTGGCGGGGTAAATGcattaaaaaggggaaaattttAGCGGACAGTGCGATATTTTAGTAGGTAAATTAATGCCTCAGGTGGTGAAAGAATCATCGTATGCTCCAGATAGATTATTACAGTCCATACTTGGGATTCAGGTATCCACTTCAAAGGAAACTTGTCTAAAATTACCTATAGGTGGGAGGGGTTGAGTCATCGATGTGAGATGGGTCTAGAAAAAAAGGGGTTCTAGTTATAATCCGGAAACGATTCGTGTATATATTTCACAGAAACGCGAAATCAAAGTAGGTGATAAAGTAGCCGGAAGGCATGGAAATAAAGGgatcatttcaaaaattttaccaagATAGGATATGCCTTATTTGCAAGACCTGTTGATATGGTCTTCAACCCATTAGGACTTCACGAATGAATGTAGGACAGCTATTTGAATGCTcgcttggttttttttttagtctCAAGTTCAATTCCTCTCTCacttacatttattttttttatttcattttgttttaagctttttatatttttaattaatgtttttaacatattagctCCTTTggtgaaatgattaaataataataataatctcatCCTTAAGACTCAAGTTCAATTCTCATTTTCTAaatacatttgtaatttttatttcatggtaTTTCAagctttcttttaattttaattaataaatatattattttcaaatttttattttaattaataactcttttatacataaaatcaaataataaatatgaatattattatttttaataaatataatttttatatgtgtaatatttatttttcaatccataTCATGAGTGTagcaaattttagtattatatattattgcatgtgtatttaaaatatttcacatataaaaatatctaaaataccATACCCAAAATGTAGatgaaaaataatgatatttgaaatattttacatataaaaataataattatatttgaaataatgacttcattttataatattaaaatcatcataccCACAATATgtgtagaaaataaatatttgacatataaagaaaaatatataaaaaatttagttgaagcttatattatatataaaggagttattaatttcaaatatgtttaacataatgatatatgtaaaatatatttttattatataattacatatttattatttgattttattaataaaggagttattagttaaaaagattaattaaaaataaaaaattgaaaataatatatttattaattaaaaaagttgaaaataatatgaaataagaattacaaatgtgtttataaaagaggaattgaatttGGTTCTCAAgacgaaatcattattatttaattatttaattaaaggagctgatgtattaaaatataaaaatcttaaaataaaatgaaataaaaaaatataaatgtgagTGAGAGAAGAATTTGAGGACAAAACCAtctaaccaaaataaaataattatattaaaaaaaagctaGAAAATGCAACTAGTGTTTCCcataattgaatatatttttacatatatgaCTAATTACGAAAAAAACATTTGCTACgctaataatataaaatgcatcaaaaacgTTATAACACGTGGGAAAATCTTGTCGGAGATGGGACAGTGTTGTTCTCACCACACCTAACACTGTTCATAACTTAGGGTTCTAAGGAGATCCCCTTCTTGGAATTTTCTCATCCATTTGTTACTCTTCCAAACAcctccaaaatataaaatttcttctcTCTCCACGCTCCACACATTCTcttcaatttcaataaattaaatcttttatgaaatgtttctcttcttcttcttccataCTTCCTTTCCCTTCATCCTCCTCCTCCGTCCTAGTACTTCCCAAAAACATGTCTCCGATTTCAACTCTTTCCCACCCTCTAGTCTTCAAATTCAATCTTAATTCTTCACCTAAGCTTCTTAAATCGTTTGACCCAGAGTTTTTCCTCCACCTCCGAACCCGCAAAACAAGTTCTCTTGGAGGAATTTTGACCGACAAAACTGGGGTGCGCGACTCTTCAAGAACTATGATTAAAACTTCTGTGTTAAAGGAGTCTAGGGACAGAGACGATGGGATTCAAGCGCTTGAACAAGAAGTAGAAGGTTTCATTGACGGATCAATGCGGGTTCAAGGTTTCGAGTCCACTTTGAATCGTCTGGTGAGTCTATTTGTTTCTATATATTTGGATATATTTATTTGGGCGTGTAATACTTTCCATGTTTACTGAGATGGAGGTTTTGGGTTTGTTGGGTGATAGAGCAAGTGGTTGGTGTCAGCTTTGTTTGGTGGGGTGATACTTTGGAGGCATGACGCGGAGGCTTTATGGATGGCGATGGGGTCGATTGTGAATGCGGTGCTCTCAGTTGGACTGAAACGGTTGCTGAATCAGGAGCGGCCAGTGGCCGGCCTTAAGTCCGACCCTGGGATGCCATCTTCTCATGCCCAATCCATATTCTTCACTGTCGTCTTCGCTATAGCTTCATGTGAGTAAGCCCTTGCTTTCACTTTCGCTTTAGACTGCCAAAACTGAGCGTAAGTTTTTAACGTAGTT harbors:
- the LOC105763267 gene encoding lipid phosphate phosphatase epsilon 2, chloroplastic isoform X2, which gives rise to MKCFSSSSSILPFPSSSSSVLVLPKNMSPISTLSHPLVFKFNLNSSPKLLKSFDPEFFLHLRTRKTSSLGGILTDKTGVRDSSRTMIKTSVLKESRDRDDGIQALEQEVEGFIDGSMRVQGFESTLNRLSKWLVSALFGGVILWRHDAEALWMAMGSIVNAVLSVGLKRLLNQERPVAGLKSDPGMPSSHAQSIFFTVVFAIASLLEWLGNNALSVGISVLALAFGSYLLLVYSHGFECHKSFIR
- the LOC105763267 gene encoding lipid phosphate phosphatase epsilon 2, chloroplastic isoform X1, producing MKCFSSSSSILPFPSSSSSVLVLPKNMSPISTLSHPLVFKFNLNSSPKLLKSFDPEFFLHLRTRKTSSLGGILTDKTGVRDSSRTMIKTSVLKESRDRDDGIQALEQEVEGFIDGSMRVQGFESTLNRLSKWLVSALFGGVILWRHDAEALWMAMGSIVNAVLSVGLKRLLNQERPVAGLKSDPGMPSSHAQSIFFTVVFAIASLLEWLGNNALSVGISVLALAFGSYLSWLRVSQKLHTMNQILVGAVVGSIFSVLWYLSWDAVVLEAFSSSLWVRVIVLLACAGFGLGFLTYVIQYWLQDER
- the LOC105763267 gene encoding lipid phosphate phosphatase epsilon 2, chloroplastic isoform X3; its protein translation is MIKTSVLKESRDRDDGIQALEQEVEGFIDGSMRVQGFESTLNRLSKWLVSALFGGVILWRHDAEALWMAMGSIVNAVLSVGLKRLLNQERPVAGLKSDPGMPSSHAQSIFFTVVFAIASLLEWLGNNALSVGISVLALAFGSYLSWLRVSQKLHTMNQILVGAVVGSIFSVLWYLSWDAVVLEAFSSSLWVRVIVLLACAGFGLGFLTYVIQYWLQDER